One Betta splendens chromosome 8, fBetSpl5.4, whole genome shotgun sequence DNA segment encodes these proteins:
- the ndufa4a gene encoding cytochrome c oxidase subunit NDUFA4L, which yields MLALVRKQLRTHPSLIPLFIFIGGGATMAAMYLARLALKNPDVCWDKKNNPEPWNKLGPNDQYKLFAVNMDYSKLKKDRPDF from the exons ATGCTGGCTTTGGTCCGAAAACAGCTTAGAACCCACCCTTCC CTCATCcccctcttcatcttcattgGTGGAGGAGCAACCATGGCCGCGATGTACCTCGCTCGCCTGGCGCTGAAGAATCCCGATGTCTG CTGGGATAAGAAGAACAACCCCGAGCCCTGGAACAAGTTGGGCCCAAATGATCAGTACAAG CTTTTCGCCGTTAACATGGACTACAGCAAGCTAAAGAAGGACCGTCCTGACTTCTAA
- the slc35b1 gene encoding solute carrier family 35 member B1, with protein MAAGKGAGKAAPLWDNTRIRFIVCFVGVFVCYFYYGILQETITRGDYGQGDKKEKFRFARTLVLIQCIISALFAKILITFFEGSKQDHTKSWLYGLCSLSYLGAMVSSNSALQYVNYPTQVLGKSCKPIPVMILGVTILRKKYPFAKYLCVLLIVSGVALFLYKPNKSSHVADDHVFGFGEILLLVSLTLDGLTGVAQDHMRARFQTGANHMMLNINMWSTLVLGLAVLWTGEVWEFLSFTERHPSIFYNILLFGLTSALGQTFIFMTVVYFGPLTCSIITTTRKFFTILGSVILFGNVMTALQWVGTVLVFLGLGLDAKFGKAPKKTTH; from the exons ATGGCCGCGGGGAAAGGTGCAGGAAAAGCGGCCCCGCTGTGGGACAATACGCGGATACGGTTCATTGTTTGCTTCGTTGGAGTCTTCGTGTGCTACTTCTATTACGGAATATTACAAGAGACAAT TACTCGAGGTGATTATGGTCAAGGGGACAAGAAGGAGAAGTTCAGATTTGCCCGGACATTAGTCCTCATCCAGTGCATCATCAGTGCTTTGTTTGCGAAGATCT TAATCACGTTCTTTGAGGGCTCTAAGCAGGATCATACCAAGAGCTGGCTCTATGGGCTGTGTTCCCTTTCTTATCTTGGAGCCATGGTGTCCAGTAATTCTGCCCTTCAGTATGTCAACTATCCCACACAG GTCCTGGGGAAATCTTGCAAGCCGATACCAG TGATGATTCTTGGGGTTACAATATTGAGGAAGAAGTACCCTTTTGCTAAGTacctgtgtgtgctgctgatcGTGAGTGGCGTGGCTCTGTTTCTCTACAAACCCAACAAGAGCTCACATGTCGCAGATGACCATGTTTTTGGGTTTGGAGAAATTCTACTG CTGGTCTCTCTGACGTTGGACGGTTTGACTGGAGTGGCTCAGGACCACATGAGGGCCCGCTTTCAGACAGGCGCAAATCACATGATGCTGAACATCAACATGTGGTCCACTCTGGTGCTTGGACTAG CTGTGTTGTGGACTGGAGAGGTGTGGGAGTTCCTGAGTTTCACTGAGCGCCACCCAAGCATCTTCTATAATATTCTTCTCTTTGGACTGACCAGTGCTTTAGGCCAG ACCTTCATTTTTATGACGGTGGTGTACTTTGGGCCCCTGACCTGctccatcatcaccaccacgaGGAAGTTCTTCACCATCCTTGGATCAGTTATTCTGTTTGGCAATGTCATGACTGCGTTGCAATGGGTTGGCACCGTCCTAGTGTTTCTCG gTCTCGGTTTGGATGCTAAATTTGGCAAAGCCCCTaagaaaacaacacactaa